The Diadema setosum chromosome 1, eeDiaSeto1, whole genome shotgun sequence genome has a window encoding:
- the LOC140228519 gene encoding (R)-specific enoyl-CoA hydratase-like — MLSSFRPVLLASGCHFTVAIRHLCGVRRQLYFQEGDSASTSKTFSEDEVGAFAEISGDTNPLHIDAQYAAATRYGQRVVHGVLLTGLASSVLGTKLPGHGTIVMSLSCEFPKPAFIGEEITAEATVTEIKSLLVNCAITCRVPERDEIVMKGTASVLAPKSALRRKGTSEDGT, encoded by the exons ATGCTTAGTTCTTTTCGACCAGTTTTACTTGCATCAGGATGTCATTTTACAGTCGCCATTCGGCATCTGTGTGGGGTTAGACGTCAACTGTATTTTCAGGAAGGCGACTCTGCGTCAACATCGAAAACGTTCAGCGAGGATGAGGTGGGAGCATTCGCCGAGATCTCCGGGGACACAAACCCACTGCACATCGATGCACAGTACGCAGCCGCAACGCGCTATGGTCAACGCGTTGTCCATGGCGTTCTTTTAACGGG GTTAGCATCCTCGGTGCTTGGGACAAAACTTCCAGGACATGGAACCATTGTTATGTCATTATCCTGTGAATTTCCAAAGCCag CCTTCATTGGAGAAGAAATCACAGCAGAAGCGACAGTCACTGAAATCAAAAGTCTTTTAGTGAATTGCGCCATCACTTGTCGGGTGCCAGAAAGGGATGAG ATCGTCATGAAAGGAACTGCTAGTGTGCTCGCTCCAAAGTCTGCACTTAGAAGGAAAGGGACTAGTGAAGATGGAACGTGA